One Luteimonas sp. MC1825 DNA segment encodes these proteins:
- a CDS encoding YceD family protein: MSADVPEVLDAWRMVAARREFAGRLPLSALARLADTLVDAEGDVSFSLGFDRDELQVPFVELRIDAELPLLCQRTLQRFLFPVSLVQRLGLLRASDDESESEAAEAALPEGYEALLVADDGLVRPAELVEDELILAVPVVPMAPGSESVERDWPVSEDEEQSANPFAALADLKKN, translated from the coding sequence ATGTCTGCAGACGTGCCCGAGGTATTGGACGCTTGGCGCATGGTCGCGGCCCGGCGCGAGTTTGCTGGCCGCCTGCCGCTGTCCGCGCTTGCGCGGTTGGCCGACACGCTGGTCGATGCCGAAGGGGACGTTTCCTTCAGCCTCGGCTTCGATCGTGACGAGTTGCAGGTGCCTTTCGTGGAATTGAGGATCGACGCGGAGTTGCCGCTGCTTTGCCAGCGCACCCTGCAGCGGTTCCTGTTCCCGGTGTCGCTGGTGCAGCGGCTTGGCCTGCTGCGTGCGAGCGATGACGAGAGCGAGAGCGAGGCTGCCGAAGCCGCGTTGCCGGAGGGGTACGAAGCCCTGCTGGTGGCCGACGACGGTCTCGTGCGCCCCGCGGAGCTGGTCGAGGACGAGCTGATCCTGGCCGTGCCGGTGGTGCCAATGGCACCCGGTTCGGAAAGCGTCGAGCGCGACTGGCCGGTCTCGGAAGATGAAGAACAAAGTGCCAACCCGTTCGCGGCGTTGGCTGACCTGAAAAAGAATTGA
- the acpP gene encoding acyl carrier protein, with product MSSIEERVKKIVVEQLGVKEDEVSTSASFVDDLGADSLDTVELVMALEEEFECEIPDEEAEKITSVQQAIDYIKAHVKA from the coding sequence ATGAGCAGCATCGAAGAACGCGTCAAGAAAATCGTCGTCGAACAACTGGGCGTCAAGGAAGACGAGGTCAGCACCAGCGCCTCCTTCGTCGACGACCTTGGAGCCGACTCCCTCGACACCGTCGAGCTGGTGATGGCCCTCGAAGAAGAGTTCGAGTGCGAGATCCCGGACGAGGAAGCCGAGAAGATCACTTCGGTGCAGCAGGCCATCGATTACATCAAGGCCCACGTCAAGGCCTGA
- a CDS encoding Maf family nucleotide pyrophosphatase has translation MPAPAVVLASTSPYRRELLARLRLPFESVRPEVDETPRPGESPALLAMRLACAKAAAVAATHPDACVVGSDQVAELDGRPIGKAGGRDAAIAQLLGMASREVVFHTAVAVAAGGAVHAESDTTRVRLRALDIAAITRYVDAEQPWDCAGSFKCEGYGITLFEAIDSTDPTALVGLPLIATARLLRAAGCILP, from the coding sequence ATGCCCGCGCCTGCCGTCGTGCTCGCGTCCACCTCACCGTATCGCCGCGAACTGCTGGCGCGGCTGCGGCTGCCCTTCGAATCCGTCCGCCCCGAGGTCGACGAGACGCCACGCCCCGGCGAATCGCCCGCCCTCCTGGCCATGCGCCTGGCCTGCGCCAAGGCCGCGGCGGTCGCTGCGACGCATCCGGATGCGTGCGTGGTCGGCTCCGACCAGGTAGCCGAGCTTGACGGCCGGCCCATCGGCAAGGCCGGCGGGCGCGACGCCGCGATCGCCCAGCTGCTCGGGATGGCGTCGCGCGAAGTCGTCTTCCATACCGCCGTGGCCGTGGCGGCAGGCGGCGCCGTGCATGCCGAGAGCGATACCACGCGCGTGCGCCTGCGCGCGCTCGACATCGCCGCGATCACGCGCTATGTCGATGCCGAGCAGCCCTGGGACTGCGCCGGCAGCTTCAAGTGCGAGGGCTACGGCATCACGCTGTTCGAAGCCATCGACAGCACCGATCCGACGGCGCTGGTCGGCCTGCCGCTGATTGCGACCGCGCGCCTGTTGCGCGCGGCCGGCTGCATCCTGCCCTGA
- a CDS encoding aminodeoxychorismate synthase component I translates to MLTIRSLPSGVDLLALQRRAPARFPLLLESVASGTAQGRWDMLLASDGARISLGRDGRSVREDGSVAGANFLAALDADWQALRLPREEPLWPFRGGWALLLGYELAAEVEPVLSLPAAEGILPVAVACRCPGAVLRDRASGEVVAVAERGYEALLEAIVADAMSAAAPPPPGWPGVIACEEDLGETYLHGVARALDYIRAGDVFQVNLSRGWDVRFDAPLEPAALYQRLRLANPAPFAGLFDLGDAGAVVSASPERLVSVRGDVVETRPIAGTRPRLAGDDDAGRIRELVGHAKERAEHVMLVDLERNDLGRVCQAGSVEVDELMVVESYAHVHHIVSNVRGRLRADATPGAVLRAVFPGGTITGAPKVRCMQVIAELEGVGRGAYTGAMGWLNRDGDLDLNILIRSAEVAGAQLRFRTGAGIVADSDPAHELDETRAKARGMLQALGLTGDAVGKVS, encoded by the coding sequence ATGCTGACCATCCGCTCCCTGCCATCCGGCGTCGACCTGCTGGCGCTGCAGCGGCGCGCGCCCGCGCGTTTCCCGCTGTTGCTTGAGTCGGTCGCCTCCGGCACTGCGCAGGGGCGCTGGGACATGCTGCTCGCCTCCGACGGCGCCCGCATCAGCCTGGGGCGTGACGGCCGCAGCGTGCGCGAGGACGGCAGTGTCGCGGGCGCGAATTTCCTTGCCGCACTCGATGCCGACTGGCAGGCGCTGCGCCTGCCGCGCGAAGAGCCGCTGTGGCCGTTCCGCGGCGGCTGGGCACTGCTGCTGGGCTACGAGCTGGCGGCGGAAGTCGAACCCGTGCTGTCGCTGCCCGCCGCGGAAGGCATTCTGCCGGTTGCGGTCGCCTGCCGCTGTCCTGGCGCGGTCCTGCGCGACCGCGCCAGCGGCGAGGTGGTGGCGGTGGCCGAGCGCGGGTACGAGGCGCTGCTCGAGGCGATTGTCGCCGACGCGATGTCCGCCGCCGCGCCGCCGCCGCCCGGATGGCCGGGCGTGATCGCCTGCGAAGAAGATCTGGGGGAAACCTATCTCCACGGCGTCGCGCGTGCGCTCGACTACATCCGTGCCGGCGACGTGTTCCAGGTCAACCTGTCGCGCGGCTGGGACGTGCGCTTCGACGCCCCGCTCGAGCCCGCGGCGCTGTACCAGCGCCTGCGCCTCGCCAATCCCGCGCCGTTCGCCGGCCTGTTCGACCTGGGCGATGCCGGTGCGGTGGTCAGTGCCTCGCCCGAGCGCCTGGTGTCGGTACGCGGTGACGTCGTGGAGACGCGCCCGATCGCCGGCACCCGGCCGCGGCTGGCCGGTGACGACGACGCGGGACGCATCCGCGAGCTGGTCGGGCACGCCAAGGAGCGCGCCGAGCACGTGATGCTGGTGGACCTCGAACGCAACGACCTCGGCCGCGTCTGCCAGGCGGGCAGCGTCGAAGTCGACGAGCTGATGGTGGTGGAAAGCTATGCGCACGTGCACCACATCGTCAGCAACGTGCGTGGCCGGCTGCGTGCGGATGCAACGCCCGGCGCTGTGCTGCGCGCGGTGTTCCCCGGCGGCACGATCACCGGGGCGCCCAAGGTACGCTGCATGCAGGTGATCGCGGAACTCGAGGGTGTCGGCCGCGGTGCGTACACCGGCGCGATGGGCTGGTTGAACCGCGACGGCGACCTCGACCTCAACATCCTGATCCGCAGCGCCGAAGTCGCGGGCGCCCAGCTGCGTTTCCGCACCGGCGCCGGCATCGTGGCCGATTCGGATCCGGCGCATGAACTCGACGAAACCCGCGCCAAGGCGCGCGGCATGCTGCAGGCGCTTGGCCTGACCGGCGATGCAGTCGGCAAGGTATCCTGA
- a CDS encoding beta-ketoacyl-ACP synthase III: protein MSESATPATAPAPRIYARIAGTGSYLPAKVLTNADLAEFVDTSDEWIASRTGIRQRHIAAEGETTGDLAYHAAVRAMEAAGVDASELDLIILGTTTPDIIFPSTACLVQHRLGANGCPAFDVNAACSGFVYALSVAEKFITSGAAKTALVIGAETLTRMVDWSERTTCVLFGDGAGAVVLKADAETGILSTHLHADGGKKELLWNPVGVSVGFKENEKNAGLRINMAGSEVFKAAVKALDAIVEETLEANGVDRHDIDWLIPHQANLRIIEATAKRLDMPMERVIVTVDRHGNTSSGSVPLALDEAVRSGRVQRGQLVLLEAFGGGFTWGSALLRY, encoded by the coding sequence ATGAGCGAGTCCGCAACTCCCGCGACGGCGCCCGCGCCGCGCATCTATGCGCGCATCGCGGGTACCGGCAGCTACCTGCCGGCCAAGGTGCTGACCAACGCCGACCTGGCCGAGTTCGTCGATACCAGTGATGAGTGGATCGCCAGCCGCACCGGCATCCGCCAGCGGCATATCGCCGCCGAGGGCGAGACCACCGGCGACCTCGCCTACCACGCGGCCGTGCGTGCGATGGAAGCCGCCGGCGTCGACGCTTCCGAACTCGACCTGATCATCCTCGGCACCACCACGCCGGACATCATCTTCCCGTCCACCGCCTGCCTTGTGCAGCACCGCTTGGGTGCCAACGGCTGCCCGGCGTTCGACGTCAACGCGGCCTGCTCGGGGTTCGTCTATGCGCTGAGCGTGGCCGAGAAGTTCATCACCTCCGGCGCCGCGAAGACCGCGCTTGTGATCGGTGCCGAAACCCTTACCCGCATGGTCGACTGGAGCGAGCGCACCACCTGCGTGCTGTTCGGCGACGGCGCCGGCGCGGTGGTGCTCAAGGCCGATGCCGAGACCGGCATCCTCAGTACCCACCTGCACGCCGACGGCGGCAAGAAGGAGCTGCTCTGGAACCCGGTGGGCGTGTCCGTGGGCTTCAAGGAAAACGAGAAGAACGCCGGCTTGCGCATCAACATGGCGGGCAGCGAGGTGTTCAAGGCCGCGGTCAAGGCGCTGGACGCGATCGTCGAAGAGACCCTCGAGGCCAATGGCGTCGACCGCCATGACATCGACTGGCTGATCCCGCACCAGGCCAACCTGCGCATCATCGAAGCCACGGCCAAGCGGCTGGACATGCCGATGGAGCGGGTGATCGTCACCGTCGACAGGCACGGCAACACGTCCTCGGGCTCGGTGCCGCTGGCACTGGACGAGGCGGTGCGCTCCGGCAGGGTGCAGCGCGGCCAACTGGTGCTGCTGGAAGCCTTTGGCGGCGGATTCACCTGGGGCTCGGCGCTGCTGCGCTACTGA
- a CDS encoding glycosyltransferase family 39 protein: MRKPIDARVVFIALWCTLLLVKAAIAVRLPLFVDEAFYWQESRHLAWAYSDLPGLTAWMIRIGGMVFGDGVLALRMPFLLVASALPWLVVRIAAREFGEARAWVAGIAALLLPLAGSLGLMALPDTAMALATLLCLDAGTRMLRGVGYGVVLQFALGLAIGALSHYRFAAVVGVGFVALMLLPQGRQVLRDPRVWIAIAFGAAAWTPLLAWNFENAEAGLRFQLVDRHPWSWHPDGLWFIAIQSLLATPLLFIALLLAGVRDARDDSEPVRFLALCGLLLVIGFFVLGFFADTERVSFHWPLPGLLALLPLLPAALARWRPWLRVATWVVAACGLVAVLGYYVLVSMPALRAQTATLKWYPSNFAGWNELAVAVRGQRAAMPAGTRLVADNFKVGAELGFALDNPRIEVLEHPVNRDHGRAPQLRLWGLEASGAVDRGVDPVLLVVAASEVEYKHLLLRYHALCRRFGPLPPPRVVNVDHGRTRFLLFALGPRAEAMPEGGCTLPAMAWLDSPASDARVDDHVAVAGWAFKDGVGIDRVEVTLDGTVVATAQYGLERPHVAGYWSISTDVAHPAVGFQADVMLPPGLQGAHWLGLRLHGKDGSVEDWPEQRIVVGNSD, from the coding sequence ATGCGGAAACCGATCGACGCGCGCGTGGTCTTCATCGCGCTGTGGTGCACCCTGCTGCTGGTCAAGGCGGCGATCGCCGTGCGCCTGCCGCTGTTCGTCGACGAGGCCTTCTACTGGCAGGAGAGCCGCCACCTGGCGTGGGCGTACTCGGACCTGCCGGGGCTTACGGCATGGATGATCCGCATCGGCGGCATGGTGTTCGGCGACGGCGTGCTGGCGCTGCGCATGCCGTTCCTGCTGGTCGCCTCGGCGCTGCCGTGGCTGGTGGTGCGCATCGCCGCGCGCGAGTTCGGCGAAGCGCGCGCCTGGGTCGCGGGCATCGCCGCTCTTCTGTTGCCGCTGGCCGGCAGCCTCGGCCTCATGGCGCTGCCGGACACGGCGATGGCGCTGGCGACGCTGCTGTGCCTGGACGCAGGCACGCGCATGCTGCGCGGCGTCGGCTATGGCGTGGTGCTGCAGTTCGCGCTGGGCCTGGCGATCGGTGCGCTCAGCCATTACCGCTTCGCCGCGGTGGTGGGCGTGGGCTTCGTCGCGCTCATGCTGCTGCCGCAGGGCCGCCAGGTGCTGCGCGACCCGCGCGTGTGGATCGCGATCGCGTTCGGCGCGGCGGCGTGGACGCCGCTGCTGGCCTGGAACTTCGAGAACGCCGAAGCGGGCCTGCGCTTCCAGCTGGTCGACCGGCATCCATGGTCGTGGCACCCGGACGGGCTCTGGTTCATCGCGATCCAGTCGCTGCTGGCCACGCCGCTGCTGTTCATCGCACTGCTGCTCGCCGGCGTGCGCGACGCGCGTGACGACAGCGAGCCGGTGCGCTTCCTTGCCCTGTGCGGGCTGTTGCTGGTGATCGGGTTCTTCGTGCTGGGATTCTTCGCCGATACCGAGCGCGTCAGCTTCCATTGGCCGCTGCCGGGGCTGCTCGCGTTGCTGCCGCTGCTGCCGGCGGCCCTGGCGCGCTGGCGGCCATGGCTGCGCGTGGCGACCTGGGTGGTGGCCGCGTGCGGCCTGGTCGCGGTGCTCGGCTATTACGTGCTGGTCTCGATGCCGGCGCTGCGCGCGCAGACCGCCACGCTGAAGTGGTATCCGTCGAACTTCGCCGGCTGGAACGAGCTGGCCGTGGCGGTGCGCGGGCAACGCGCCGCCATGCCGGCGGGGACGCGACTGGTCGCCGACAACTTCAAGGTCGGCGCGGAACTCGGCTTCGCGCTCGACAATCCGCGCATCGAAGTGCTGGAACATCCGGTCAACCGCGACCACGGGCGCGCGCCCCAGCTGCGGTTGTGGGGCCTGGAGGCGAGCGGGGCGGTCGATCGCGGCGTGGATCCGGTGCTGCTGGTCGTGGCCGCGAGCGAAGTGGAATACAAGCACCTGCTGCTGCGCTACCACGCGCTGTGCCGGCGCTTCGGGCCGCTGCCGCCGCCGCGCGTGGTCAACGTCGACCACGGGCGCACGCGGTTCCTGCTGTTCGCGCTCGGCCCACGTGCCGAGGCCATGCCCGAAGGCGGCTGCACGCTGCCGGCGATGGCCTGGCTCGACAGCCCGGCATCCGATGCCCGCGTCGACGACCACGTCGCGGTGGCGGGATGGGCGTTCAAGGACGGCGTGGGCATCGACCGCGTCGAGGTCACGCTCGACGGCACGGTGGTGGCGACCGCGCAGTACGGGCTGGAGCGGCCGCATGTCGCCGGCTACTGGTCGATCTCCACCGATGTCGCGCATCCGGCCGTCGGTTTCCAGGCCGATGTGATGCTGCCGCCGGGCCTGCAGGGCGCGCACTGGCTCGGCCTGCGCCTGCATGGCAAGGACGGCAGTGTCGAGGACTGGCCCGAACAGCGCATCGTGGTGGGGAACAGCGACTGA
- the fabD gene encoding ACP S-malonyltransferase, producing MTASQLAFVFPGQGSQAPGMLAGLAARGTVVRDAFAEASDGAGVDLWALAQDADDSSLNHTEFTQPALLAAGIAVWRAWEAQGGEAPTLLAGHSLGEYAALVAAGALSLADGAKLVRLRGQLMQDAAPAGTGAMAAVIGADDALVQDTCVEASGEAGVVVPANFNSPGQIVIGGHAAAVDRALELLAAKGVRKVVKLAVSVPSHTPLMREAANRLSEAMSGLAWSAPALPVVQNVDAEVHDGVEAIRDALVRQLYLPVQWTSCVQALAGRGVTRVGECGPGKVLTGLARRIDKSLDARALGTPDDFDAALAEWKKS from the coding sequence TTGACCGCATCCCAGCTTGCTTTCGTGTTTCCAGGACAGGGCTCACAGGCCCCCGGCATGCTCGCCGGCCTCGCCGCGCGCGGCACCGTGGTGCGCGACGCGTTTGCCGAAGCTTCGGACGGCGCCGGCGTCGATCTCTGGGCGCTGGCGCAGGATGCCGACGACAGCTCGCTCAACCACACGGAATTCACCCAGCCCGCGCTGCTGGCGGCGGGTATCGCCGTGTGGCGCGCGTGGGAGGCGCAGGGTGGCGAAGCGCCGACGCTGCTTGCCGGCCACAGCCTGGGCGAATACGCCGCGCTGGTCGCCGCGGGCGCGCTGTCGCTGGCGGACGGCGCGAAGCTCGTGCGCCTGCGTGGCCAGTTGATGCAGGACGCGGCACCCGCCGGCACCGGCGCGATGGCGGCCGTGATCGGTGCCGACGACGCGCTGGTGCAGGACACCTGCGTCGAGGCTTCAGGCGAGGCCGGCGTGGTGGTGCCGGCCAACTTCAACTCGCCGGGGCAGATCGTCATCGGCGGGCATGCGGCCGCGGTGGACCGCGCGCTGGAACTGCTTGCGGCCAAGGGCGTGCGCAAGGTGGTGAAGCTGGCCGTCAGCGTGCCGTCGCATACGCCGCTGATGCGCGAAGCCGCCAACCGCCTGTCCGAAGCCATGTCCGGACTGGCGTGGAGCGCCCCGGCATTGCCCGTGGTGCAGAACGTCGACGCCGAGGTGCATGACGGCGTGGAGGCGATCCGCGACGCGCTGGTGCGCCAGCTGTACCTGCCGGTGCAATGGACCTCCTGCGTCCAGGCGCTGGCCGGCCGCGGCGTCACCCGCGTCGGCGAATGCGGCCCCGGCAAGGTCCTCACCGGACTGGCCAGGCGCATCGACAAGTCACTGGACGCGCGCGCGCTCGGTACCCCGGACGACTTTGATGCCGCCTTGGCGGAATGGAAGAAAAGCTGA
- the fabF gene encoding beta-ketoacyl-ACP synthase II translates to MSKRRVVISGLGILSPLGNDLASSWQGIVDGRSGIGPITNFDASGFATRIAGEVRGFDPTQWIAPKDVKKMDPFVHYGVAAALMAIADAGLDVAADPERIGVAIGAGIGGLKGIEETTLKYAEGGARKISPFYVPSTIINMIAGQVSIMTGAQGPNIAAVTACTTATHNIGLAMRMIQYGDADVMIAGGAEYATTPTSLGGFCAMKALSTRNDDPAAASRPWDEGRDGFVMGDGAGILVIEEYERAKARGARIYAELAGFGMSGDAYHMTAPSESGSGGARCMRAAIRDAGIDPSALGYINAHGTSTPAGDLAETMGIKSVLGGHARKVMVSSTKSMTGHLLGAAGGVEAVFSAMALHTGVIPPTINLHNPSPGCDLDYVPHTARQQQVDIAMSNSFGFGGTNGSLVFRRI, encoded by the coding sequence ATGTCCAAGCGTCGCGTCGTCATCTCCGGCCTCGGCATCCTGTCGCCGCTGGGCAATGACCTGGCCTCGTCCTGGCAGGGCATCGTTGACGGGCGTTCGGGCATCGGCCCGATCACCAACTTCGACGCGTCGGGCTTCGCCACGCGCATCGCCGGCGAGGTCAGGGGCTTCGACCCGACGCAGTGGATCGCGCCCAAGGACGTCAAGAAGATGGACCCGTTCGTGCACTACGGCGTGGCCGCGGCGCTGATGGCGATCGCCGACGCGGGGCTCGACGTGGCGGCCGATCCCGAGCGCATCGGCGTGGCCATCGGCGCCGGCATCGGCGGGCTCAAGGGCATCGAGGAAACCACGCTCAAGTACGCCGAGGGCGGCGCGCGCAAGATCTCGCCGTTCTACGTGCCGAGCACCATCATCAACATGATCGCCGGCCAGGTTTCGATCATGACCGGCGCGCAGGGCCCCAACATCGCCGCCGTCACCGCCTGCACCACGGCGACGCACAACATCGGCCTGGCGATGCGCATGATCCAGTACGGCGATGCCGACGTGATGATCGCCGGCGGCGCCGAGTACGCCACCACGCCGACGTCGCTCGGCGGCTTCTGCGCGATGAAGGCGCTGTCCACCCGCAACGACGATCCCGCCGCGGCGTCCCGCCCCTGGGACGAGGGCCGCGACGGCTTCGTCATGGGCGACGGCGCCGGCATCCTGGTGATCGAGGAATACGAACGGGCCAAGGCCCGCGGCGCGCGGATCTATGCCGAACTTGCCGGCTTCGGCATGAGCGGCGACGCGTACCACATGACTGCGCCCAGCGAGAGCGGCAGCGGCGGCGCGCGTTGCATGCGTGCGGCGATCAGGGACGCGGGCATCGATCCGTCCGCGCTCGGCTACATCAACGCCCACGGCACCTCCACCCCGGCCGGCGACCTGGCGGAGACCATGGGCATCAAGAGCGTGCTCGGCGGGCACGCACGCAAGGTCATGGTGAGCTCCACCAAGTCGATGACCGGGCACCTGCTCGGTGCGGCCGGTGGCGTGGAGGCGGTGTTCTCGGCGATGGCCCTGCACACGGGGGTCATTCCGCCGACCATCAACCTCCACAATCCCTCGCCGGGCTGTGACCTCGACTACGTGCCGCATACCGCGCGCCAGCAGCAGGTGGACATTGCCATGTCCAACTCCTTCGGCTTCGGCGGCACCAACGGCAGCCTGGTCTTCCGCCGCATCTGA
- the rpmF gene encoding 50S ribosomal protein L32 — translation MAVQKSRVSPSRRGMRRAHDALSAKQLSTDPTSGETHLRHHVTPDGFYRGRQVVQPKVKIADED, via the coding sequence ATGGCCGTACAGAAGTCCCGCGTTTCCCCCTCCCGCCGTGGCATGCGCCGTGCGCATGACGCGCTGAGCGCCAAGCAGCTGTCCACCGACCCGACGTCGGGCGAGACCCACCTGCGCCACCATGTCACCCCGGACGGTTTCTACCGCGGGCGCCAGGTCGTGCAGCCGAAGGTCAAGATCGCCGACGAGGATTGA
- the mltG gene encoding endolytic transglycosylase MltG produces the protein MSAWSALKRIALALFLLSALVIGGAAYWGWTHYTSFASAPLPGVEDGDSLVVERGDSLRRVVTRLRGQGKAAGSDIEWRLLARQLGAGDRIQVGEYALEPGITPSQLLLRMRDGKVVHHRVTIVEGWNIRELRAALARATPLVQTLHELDDAALMAALGRDGVHPEGRFLPETYAYTTGDTDLDLLRRAAADLDSALDAAWEARAPDLPISSKDEALVLASIVEKETGIAEERARIAGVFTRRLRIGMRLQTDPTVIYGMGSNYAGNIRRADLLADTPYNTYTRDGLPPTPIAMAGRDALRAATQPAEGDDLYFVAVGDGSGRHVFSPSLDAHNTAVREYVRRYRQQHAPR, from the coding sequence ATGAGTGCCTGGTCGGCGCTGAAGCGCATCGCACTGGCCCTGTTCCTGCTGTCCGCGCTGGTGATCGGCGGCGCGGCGTACTGGGGCTGGACCCACTACACGAGCTTCGCGTCGGCGCCGTTGCCGGGTGTCGAGGACGGCGACAGCCTGGTGGTCGAGCGCGGCGATTCCCTGCGCCGGGTGGTCACCCGCCTGCGCGGGCAGGGCAAGGCCGCGGGCAGCGACATCGAGTGGCGGCTGCTTGCCCGCCAGCTGGGTGCCGGCGACCGCATCCAGGTCGGCGAGTACGCACTGGAACCGGGCATCACGCCCTCGCAGCTGCTGCTGCGGATGCGCGACGGCAAGGTGGTGCACCACCGCGTGACCATTGTCGAAGGATGGAACATCCGCGAGCTGCGCGCGGCGCTGGCGCGCGCCACGCCGCTGGTGCAGACGCTGCACGAGCTCGACGATGCCGCGCTGATGGCGGCGCTGGGACGCGACGGCGTGCACCCGGAAGGCCGCTTCCTGCCCGAGACCTACGCCTACACCACCGGCGACACCGACCTCGACCTGCTGAGGCGCGCGGCAGCCGACCTCGACAGCGCGCTTGACGCCGCCTGGGAAGCACGCGCCCCCGACCTGCCGATCTCGTCGAAGGACGAAGCACTGGTGCTGGCGTCGATCGTGGAGAAGGAAACCGGCATCGCCGAAGAGCGCGCGCGCATCGCCGGCGTGTTCACCCGCCGCCTGCGCATCGGCATGCGACTGCAGACCGATCCCACGGTGATCTACGGCATGGGCAGCAACTATGCGGGCAACATCCGCCGCGCCGACCTGCTCGCCGATACGCCGTACAACACCTATACCCGCGACGGCCTGCCACCGACGCCGATCGCGATGGCCGGGCGCGATGCGCTGCGCGCCGCCACACAGCCCGCCGAGGGCGATGACCTCTACTTCGTCGCCGTTGGCGATGGCAGCGGCCGGCATGTCTTCTCGCCGTCGCTGGACGCGCACAACACGGCGGTGCGCGAGTACGTGCGCCGCTACCGCCAGCAGCACGCGCCGCGATGA
- the fabG gene encoding 3-oxoacyl-ACP reductase FabG — translation MTQELKGEVALVTGASRGIGAAIADQLAAMGATVVGTATSEAGAQAIAARLAEQGGQGRVLDVSVPGDIEALVDSIAKEVGAISILVNNAGITRDNLLMRMKDEDWQAILDTNLTSVYRASKAVMRAMMKARRGRIINIASVVGVTGNAGQANYAAAKAGVIAFSKSLAKEIGSRGVTVNVVAPGFIATDMTRDLPEASKEALVGQIALGRLGEAADIARAVAFLAGPGASYITGETLHVNGGMYMP, via the coding sequence ATGACACAGGAATTGAAGGGCGAGGTCGCGCTGGTGACCGGCGCGAGCCGCGGCATCGGCGCGGCGATCGCCGACCAGCTGGCCGCCATGGGCGCCACGGTCGTCGGCACCGCGACCAGCGAGGCGGGCGCGCAGGCGATCGCCGCGCGCTTGGCGGAGCAAGGCGGCCAAGGCCGCGTGCTGGACGTATCGGTTCCGGGTGACATCGAGGCGCTGGTCGATTCGATCGCCAAGGAGGTCGGCGCGATCTCGATCCTGGTGAACAATGCCGGCATCACCCGCGACAACCTGCTGATGCGCATGAAGGACGAGGACTGGCAGGCCATCCTCGACACCAACCTCACCAGCGTCTACCGCGCCTCGAAAGCCGTGATGCGCGCGATGATGAAGGCGCGCCGCGGCCGCATCATCAACATCGCCTCGGTGGTCGGGGTGACCGGCAACGCCGGGCAGGCCAACTACGCCGCCGCCAAGGCCGGGGTGATCGCGTTCAGCAAGTCGCTGGCGAAGGAGATCGGCAGCCGCGGCGTGACCGTGAACGTGGTCGCGCCGGGCTTCATCGCCACCGACATGACCCGCGACCTGCCTGAAGCGTCCAAGGAAGCCCTGGTCGGCCAGATCGCACTGGGTCGCCTGGGCGAGGCGGCCGATATCGCCCGTGCGGTCGCATTCCTGGCCGGGCCGGGCGCAAGCTATATCACCGGCGAAACCCTGCACGTCAATGGCGGCATGTACATGCCGTGA